A section of the Rhizomicrobium sp. genome encodes:
- a CDS encoding ATP-binding protein, giving the protein MATPPKTPAGKAETAILERIAAALERLSPAALPASPPTEGDAFVWEPAHGGLIAVAKISAVPLSLLKGIEASRDTLLENTRRFASGLPANNALLWGARGMGKSSLVKAVHAEVNRGAKGKDRLALVEIHREEIASLPQLLRILRGDGRRFLLYCDDLSFDKDDTSYKSLKAALEGGLEGRPENVLFYATSNRRHLMPREMMDNERSTAINPSEAVEEKVSLSDRFGLWLGFHNCGQDEYLAMIDAYTAYYGLAVEKNELYAKALAWAAGRGGRSGRVAWQFIQDLSGELGKTL; this is encoded by the coding sequence ATGGCGACGCCACCCAAGACCCCCGCTGGAAAAGCCGAAACGGCCATCCTGGAGCGCATCGCCGCGGCGCTCGAGCGGCTGTCGCCGGCGGCGCTGCCCGCCAGCCCCCCGACCGAGGGCGACGCCTTCGTCTGGGAGCCGGCGCATGGCGGCCTGATCGCGGTTGCGAAGATCTCGGCCGTGCCGCTGTCGCTGCTCAAGGGCATCGAGGCATCGCGCGACACGCTGCTGGAGAATACGCGCCGCTTCGCAAGCGGCCTGCCGGCGAACAACGCGCTGCTTTGGGGGGCGCGCGGCATGGGCAAGAGTTCGCTGGTGAAGGCGGTGCACGCCGAGGTCAATCGCGGCGCGAAGGGCAAGGACCGTCTGGCGCTGGTCGAGATCCACCGCGAGGAAATCGCCAGCCTGCCGCAATTGCTGCGTATCCTGCGCGGCGACGGCCGGCGCTTCCTGCTCTATTGCGACGACCTCTCCTTCGACAAGGACGATACGAGCTACAAATCGCTGAAAGCGGCGCTGGAGGGCGGGCTCGAGGGCCGGCCCGAGAACGTCCTGTTCTACGCGACTTCCAACCGGCGCCATCTGATGCCGCGCGAGATGATGGACAACGAACGCTCCACCGCGATCAATCCGTCCGAGGCGGTCGAGGAGAAGGTCTCGCTTTCGGATCGCTTCGGCCTGTGGCTCGGCTTCCACAATTGCGGCCAGGACGAATATTTGGCGATGATCGACGCCTACACGGCGTATTACGGCCTGGCCGTGGAGAAGAACGAACTCTACGCCAAGGCGCTGGCCTGGGCCGCGGGACGCGGCGGCCGCTCCGGCCGCGTCGCCTGGCAGTTCATCCAGGACCTGAGCGGCGAATTGGGGAAGACGCTTTAG
- the yajC gene encoding preprotein translocase subunit YajC: protein MQDLLANPLVMLIPMGLIFYFLVMRPQQQQAKQHRQAIDNLRRGDTVVTAAGIVGRVAKAPVKEDPEITVEIADNVQVKVVKTTLSEVRAKTQPVDTKSDKS from the coding sequence ATGCAAGACCTTCTGGCCAATCCGCTCGTCATGCTTATCCCGATGGGGCTGATCTTCTATTTTTTGGTCATGCGTCCGCAACAGCAGCAGGCCAAGCAGCATCGCCAGGCGATCGACAATCTGCGCCGCGGCGACACGGTGGTGACGGCGGCGGGCATCGTCGGGCGCGTCGCCAAGGCGCCAGTCAAGGAGGATCCCGAGATCACCGTCGAGATCGCGGACAACGTCCAGGTCAAGGTGGTCAAGACGACCCTGTCCGAGGTGCGGGCCAAGACCCAGCCGGTCGATACCAAGTCCGACAAGAGCTGA